In Zingiber officinale cultivar Zhangliang chromosome 6A, Zo_v1.1, whole genome shotgun sequence, a single genomic region encodes these proteins:
- the LOC121994597 gene encoding probable F-box protein At4g22030 codes for MAALQARGLIFPSSSSSSHGYQRVRALLRVPVDLGTLGVSLPKLPPIAKRQEGRISLGELDKIDADSSRSPAPVMADELVLSKMYAVLEAIADRAEMHAIIGEQRNNWNHLFTSSVNSITLAASLMAGVASISSAGDPLAFKVSSAILFAAAAGIMTITSKIQPSQLAEEQRNATRLWRQLGRSIETSLGHRFPTDRDVSEAVEKMLALEKAYPLPLVPGMLEKFPAVVEPTRWWPKIQPKRSRATHAGNGWSRDLEEEMKGALRLLKVKDEEEYIKLSNLALNVNKALATAGPLLAGAAAMSSGLIGSPALGPLPAFVSVVGGVLAATVNTLEHGGQVGMVFELFRNCAGFYRRLQEEIESNLEEEEADRRENGEVFEMKIALQLGRSVSELRELAAYASPSREDEDIKECAGKLF; via the coding sequence ATGGCTGCCCTGCAAGCCCGAGGCCTAATTTTCCCCTCATCCTCTTCTTCGAGCCACGGCTACCAGAGGGTCCGTGCTCTTCTCAGAGTTCCTGTCGACCTTGGAACACTTGGAGTCTCCCTGCCCAAGCTTCCACCGATCGCCAAGCGGCAAGAAGGTCGAATTAGCCTCGGAGAACTCGATAAGATTGACGCCGACAGCAGCCGATCGCCGGCACCTGTAATGGCCGACGAGCTCGTGCTCTCGAAGATGTACGCCGTACTGGAAGCGATCGCCGACCGAGCCGAGATGCACGCCATCATCGGAGAGCAGAGGAACAACTGGAACCACCTCTTCACCAGCTCCGTCAACTCCATCACCCTCGCCGCCTCCTTGATGGCCGGTGTCGCATCCATCTCTTCCGCCGGCGACCCCTTGGCCTTCAAGGTGTCGTCGGCCATCCTGTTCGCGGCCGCAGCGGGGATCATGACGATCACGAGCAAGATTCAGCCCTCACAGTTGGCGGAGGAGCAAAGAAATGCGACGCGGTTGTGGAGGCAGCTCGGGAGGTCCATCGAAACAAGTCTCGGCCACCGATTCCCGACCGATCGCGACGTCTCGGAGGCAGTAGAGAAGATGCTGGCGCTTGAGAAGGCCTACCCGCTTCCCCTGGTCCCGGGGATGCTGGAGAAGTTCCCGGCGGTAGTCGAGCCCACTCGGTGGTGGCCTAAAATTCAACCGAAGAGATCACGAGCAACGCACGCCGGCAATGGCTGGAGCAGAGATCTCGAAGAGGAGATGAAGGGAGCGCTCAGATTGCTCAAAGTAAAAGACGAGGAAGAGTACATTAAGCTGAGTAACTTGGCGCTGAACGTCAACAAGGCCTTGGCCACGGCCGGACCTCTTCTCGCCGGCGCCGCCGCGATGAGCTCCGGTTTGATAGGTTCTCCTGCGCTCGGTCCGTTGCCGGCATTTGTGAGCGTCGTCGGCGGCGTGCTTGCGGCGACAGTGAACACGTTGGAGCACGGTGGGCAGGTGGGGATGGTGTTCGAGCTGTTCCGCAACTGCGCAGGGTTCTACCGGAGGTTGCAGGAGGAGATCGAGAGCAacctggaggaggaggaggccgaTAGGAGGGAGAACGGTGAGGTGTTTGAGATGAAGATAGCGCTGCAATTGGGAAGAAGCGTGTCTGAGCTCAGAGAACTCGCAGCCTATGCGTCTCCTTCGCGCGAAGACGAAGACATCAAGGAGTGCGCTGGGAAGCTGTTTTGA
- the LOC121995753 gene encoding ribonucleases P/MRP protein subunit POP1-like isoform X1, which produces MTMDSKNANSVSISSAPPLPRTLNVHSFTESRAAELVSLHDIISTRLNGDFRIRRDKRRRTTGHRTTNNHHRHSKRRKVQGDNVIHGEDGENDKKIKKVSRKTRRRMEFQDNPISGFGTSGDGTKRLRTHLWHAKRFTMIKRWGFHLPQGLHGRGRGSRAVLRWCKNGALVHDSSYNIPIQLEGAEGSILAILRMVLFPSPALPANAPEMQSRWVAQGDCCGNAMLYHFGAPISKLIAPVIYMWSPLPTGNNNNSMGQHGNSNISGSSHKGECISSNRKLWIWIHAAAIDEGFDVLNNACQKQMHEFGSDVRCFKIEGQVARLDVMGSKATQMLEKILHPVSLSGATEANSMLNQSSNTACINSNDQKLVLLDHMENLPSHAILSLTTHDPRDLPSSGNEIQVNEHIPSLDNDFVQKDYPNINEKFHSGSKSLWDFADNLFPPIPESILCKERHDKRLYNFYLEPSGSGEATEAKDDPRRYCPLLLLKHSKHGSLHMGWSIILPLCWVKAFWVPLVSHGFHAIGLRERRWIACNSGLPSFPFDFPDCQAYSSFMVDEAAAINKASERRPPAVRAMTVPIPPPWNCIATAFDRASELLPALRPLKGLIPRPCKFLSSTFVEGPDILRACQEQQCQTSSRVVSEEPIVGLDSKDTASSSMCQVAGSFSNVVPRTSEVLNWYFESIHSGDLHLLPKIHTGKNCTIDWAKSSTNSRDIDKKLCFVRVLLHAYKEGVFEEGAMVCAPLSRDLSRWTSRSEEMDDQELKVPQSFVQSCFIEQGSGKWEMLDPEECSTVPTFRWPIGFVTTGFVHGSSNPVAVAYCEARLLAALREQQSSVAQITDSKILIFVRNMRSTAYRRAHAIIAIEDHNDDLEFL; this is translated from the exons ATGACTATGGATAGCAAGAACGCCAATTCCGTGTCGATTTCCTCTGCTCCTCCTCTTCCTCGAACCCTAAACGTGCACAGTTTCACTGAATCCCGAGCAGCCGAGCTCGTTTCGCTCCACGACATCATATCCACAAGGTTGAATGGTGACTTTCGCATCCGCCGCGACAAGAGGAGAAGAACCACCGGGCATCGGACTACCAACAACCACCACCGTCACTCTAAGAGAAGAAAGGTACAGGGCGACAATGTAATCCATGGCGAGGACGGGGAGAACGATAAAAAAATCAAGAAGGTATCCCGGAAAACTCGTCGGAGAATGGAGTTTCAAGATAACCCGATTTCTGGGTTTGGCACCTCGGGGGATGGAACAAAGAGGCTGAGAACGCACCTCTGGCATGCCAAGCGATTCACAATGATCAAGCGTTGGGGATTTCACCTTCCTCAGGGGCTTCATGGCAG AGGAAGAGGTTCAAGGGCTGTTTTAAGGTGGTGTAAAAATGGTGCCCTTGTACATGATTCTAGTTATAACATTCCCATCCAATTAGAGGGTGCAGAG GGATCTATATTGGCAATATTACGGATGGTTTTATTCCCATCACCTGCTTTACCTGCAAATGCACCAGAGATGCAATCAAGATGGGTAGCTCAGGGAGATTGCTGTGGAAATGCTATG CTTTATCATTTTGGAGCACCAATTTCCAAACTGATAGCTCCTGTAATTTACATGTGGAGCCCCTTACCAACTGGTAACAATAACAATAGTATGGGACAACATGGTAATTCAAACATTTCTGGAAGCTCACATAAAGGTGAATGCATTTCTTCAAATAGAAAATTGTGGATATGGATACATGCTGCTGCAATTGATGAAGGATTTGACGTACTAAATAATGCATGCCAAAAGCAG ATGCATGAGTTTGGTTCAGATGTCAGATGTTTTAAAATTGAGGGACAAGTTGCAAGGTTAGATGTTATGGGATCCAAGGCAACACAAATGCTAGAGAAGATTTTACATCCCGTCTCCCT TTCAGGTGCAACTGAAGCCAATTCTATGTTAAACCAATCATCTAATACTGCTTGTATCAACTCAAATGATCAGAAATTGGTTCTCCTTGATCATATGGAAAACCTTCCATCTCATGCAATTCTATCTTTAACCACTCATGATCCACGGGATTTGCCATCTAGTGGAAATGAGATTCAAGTTAATGAACATATCCCCAGCCTCGATAATGATTTTGTGCAAAAGGATTACCCTAATATCAATGAAAAGTTTCATTCTGGTTCCAAAAGTCTCTGGGATTTTGCCGATAATTTATTCCCACCTATTCCTGAAAGCATTCTTTGCAAAGAGAGACATGATAAGCGCTTGTATAACTTCTACCTTGAGCCTTCTGGTAGTGGAGAAGCAACTGAAGCAAAAGATGATCCACGCCGATACTGCCCTCTTTTGCTTCTTAAACATAGCAAGCATGGGAGCCTCCATATGGG GTGGTCTATTATTCTACCACTTTGCTGGGTTAAGGCTTTCTGGGTTCCATTGGTCTCACATGGGTTTCATGCGATTGGTTTGAGAGAAAGACGGTGGATTGCCTGTAAT AGTGGCTTACCATCTTTTCCATTTGATTTTCCTGATTGCCAAGCTTACTCGTCTTTCATGGTGGATGAAGCTGCTGCAATTAATAAAGCGTCTGAGCGCCGGCCTCCTGCTGTGAGAGCTATGACAGTGCCAATACCCCCTCCTTGGAACTGCATAGCTACTGCATTTGATAGAGCATCTGAACTACTTCCTGCTCTCAGACCTTTAAAAGGACTTATACCCCGTCCGTGTAAATTTTTATCCTCTACTTTTGTAGAAGGACCAGACATACTAAGAGCTTGTCAGGAGCAGCAATGCCAGACCTCTTCCAGAGTTGTTTCAGAAGAGCCAATTGTAGGCTTGGACTCCAAAGATACGGCCTCATCATCTATGTGTCAAGTTGCTGGAAGCTTTTCGAATGTTGTTCCTAGGACATCTGAAGTTTTGAACTGGTACTTTGAAAGCATCCATAGTGGAGATTTACATCTGTTACCTAAGATTCATACAGGGAAAAATTGTACGATTGACTGGGCTAAAAGCAGTACCAATTCAAGAGATATTGACAAAAAACTCTGCTTTGTACGAGTTCTGCTTCATGCATACAAAGAGGGTGTTTTTGAAGAAGGAGCAATGGTTTGTGCACCACTTTCAAGAGACCTTTCACGATGGACATCCAG ATCAGAGGAAATGGACGACCAAGAGCTTAAAGTCCCTCAATCTTTTGTGCAGTCCTGCTTCATAGAGCAAGGATCTGGCAAATGGGAGATGCTTGATCCTGAAGAATGCTCAACTGTGCCAACATTTAGGTGGCCCATCGGATTTGTTACAACTGGTTTCGTACACGGGAG TTCCAATCCGGTAGCGGTGGCTTATTGTGAAGCGAGACTCCTTGCAGCCCTGAGAGAACAACAGTCATCTGTTGCCCAGATAACAGATTCCAAAATATTGATATTTGTCCGAAATATGAGATCTACAGCTTATAGGCGTGCTCATGCCATAATCGCTATTGAAGATCATAACGATGACTTGGAGTTTTTGTGA
- the LOC121995753 gene encoding ribonucleases P/MRP protein subunit POP1-like isoform X2, with protein MVLFPSPALPANAPEMQSRWVAQGDCCGNAMLYHFGAPISKLIAPVIYMWSPLPTGNNNNSMGQHGNSNISGSSHKGECISSNRKLWIWIHAAAIDEGFDVLNNACQKQMHEFGSDVRCFKIEGQVARLDVMGSKATQMLEKILHPVSLSGATEANSMLNQSSNTACINSNDQKLVLLDHMENLPSHAILSLTTHDPRDLPSSGNEIQVNEHIPSLDNDFVQKDYPNINEKFHSGSKSLWDFADNLFPPIPESILCKERHDKRLYNFYLEPSGSGEATEAKDDPRRYCPLLLLKHSKHGSLHMGWSIILPLCWVKAFWVPLVSHGFHAIGLRERRWIACNSGLPSFPFDFPDCQAYSSFMVDEAAAINKASERRPPAVRAMTVPIPPPWNCIATAFDRASELLPALRPLKGLIPRPCKFLSSTFVEGPDILRACQEQQCQTSSRVVSEEPIVGLDSKDTASSSMCQVAGSFSNVVPRTSEVLNWYFESIHSGDLHLLPKIHTGKNCTIDWAKSSTNSRDIDKKLCFVRVLLHAYKEGVFEEGAMVCAPLSRDLSRWTSRSEEMDDQELKVPQSFVQSCFIEQGSGKWEMLDPEECSTVPTFRWPIGFVTTGFVHGSSNPVAVAYCEARLLAALREQQSSVAQITDSKILIFVRNMRSTAYRRAHAIIAIEDHNDDLEFL; from the exons ATGGTTTTATTCCCATCACCTGCTTTACCTGCAAATGCACCAGAGATGCAATCAAGATGGGTAGCTCAGGGAGATTGCTGTGGAAATGCTATG CTTTATCATTTTGGAGCACCAATTTCCAAACTGATAGCTCCTGTAATTTACATGTGGAGCCCCTTACCAACTGGTAACAATAACAATAGTATGGGACAACATGGTAATTCAAACATTTCTGGAAGCTCACATAAAGGTGAATGCATTTCTTCAAATAGAAAATTGTGGATATGGATACATGCTGCTGCAATTGATGAAGGATTTGACGTACTAAATAATGCATGCCAAAAGCAG ATGCATGAGTTTGGTTCAGATGTCAGATGTTTTAAAATTGAGGGACAAGTTGCAAGGTTAGATGTTATGGGATCCAAGGCAACACAAATGCTAGAGAAGATTTTACATCCCGTCTCCCT TTCAGGTGCAACTGAAGCCAATTCTATGTTAAACCAATCATCTAATACTGCTTGTATCAACTCAAATGATCAGAAATTGGTTCTCCTTGATCATATGGAAAACCTTCCATCTCATGCAATTCTATCTTTAACCACTCATGATCCACGGGATTTGCCATCTAGTGGAAATGAGATTCAAGTTAATGAACATATCCCCAGCCTCGATAATGATTTTGTGCAAAAGGATTACCCTAATATCAATGAAAAGTTTCATTCTGGTTCCAAAAGTCTCTGGGATTTTGCCGATAATTTATTCCCACCTATTCCTGAAAGCATTCTTTGCAAAGAGAGACATGATAAGCGCTTGTATAACTTCTACCTTGAGCCTTCTGGTAGTGGAGAAGCAACTGAAGCAAAAGATGATCCACGCCGATACTGCCCTCTTTTGCTTCTTAAACATAGCAAGCATGGGAGCCTCCATATGGG GTGGTCTATTATTCTACCACTTTGCTGGGTTAAGGCTTTCTGGGTTCCATTGGTCTCACATGGGTTTCATGCGATTGGTTTGAGAGAAAGACGGTGGATTGCCTGTAAT AGTGGCTTACCATCTTTTCCATTTGATTTTCCTGATTGCCAAGCTTACTCGTCTTTCATGGTGGATGAAGCTGCTGCAATTAATAAAGCGTCTGAGCGCCGGCCTCCTGCTGTGAGAGCTATGACAGTGCCAATACCCCCTCCTTGGAACTGCATAGCTACTGCATTTGATAGAGCATCTGAACTACTTCCTGCTCTCAGACCTTTAAAAGGACTTATACCCCGTCCGTGTAAATTTTTATCCTCTACTTTTGTAGAAGGACCAGACATACTAAGAGCTTGTCAGGAGCAGCAATGCCAGACCTCTTCCAGAGTTGTTTCAGAAGAGCCAATTGTAGGCTTGGACTCCAAAGATACGGCCTCATCATCTATGTGTCAAGTTGCTGGAAGCTTTTCGAATGTTGTTCCTAGGACATCTGAAGTTTTGAACTGGTACTTTGAAAGCATCCATAGTGGAGATTTACATCTGTTACCTAAGATTCATACAGGGAAAAATTGTACGATTGACTGGGCTAAAAGCAGTACCAATTCAAGAGATATTGACAAAAAACTCTGCTTTGTACGAGTTCTGCTTCATGCATACAAAGAGGGTGTTTTTGAAGAAGGAGCAATGGTTTGTGCACCACTTTCAAGAGACCTTTCACGATGGACATCCAG ATCAGAGGAAATGGACGACCAAGAGCTTAAAGTCCCTCAATCTTTTGTGCAGTCCTGCTTCATAGAGCAAGGATCTGGCAAATGGGAGATGCTTGATCCTGAAGAATGCTCAACTGTGCCAACATTTAGGTGGCCCATCGGATTTGTTACAACTGGTTTCGTACACGGGAG TTCCAATCCGGTAGCGGTGGCTTATTGTGAAGCGAGACTCCTTGCAGCCCTGAGAGAACAACAGTCATCTGTTGCCCAGATAACAGATTCCAAAATATTGATATTTGTCCGAAATATGAGATCTACAGCTTATAGGCGTGCTCATGCCATAATCGCTATTGAAGATCATAACGATGACTTGGAGTTTTTGTGA